From a region of the Balaenoptera musculus isolate JJ_BM4_2016_0621 chromosome 15, mBalMus1.pri.v3, whole genome shotgun sequence genome:
- the C15H20orf173 gene encoding uncharacterized protein C20orf173 homolog, producing MVNETDMVYTYSRGAFSRGREREDRAHTICYLSALPPSILGPARVPFGGEQMDREVGDEGLGGGVVWRAGEPWKPTRQRAGGLSVASVPHPSQSQVEEPVSCLPLEPLPGPDMKRCWQIFVLCIFLMLILWLMAPCLDLKAESAPQEKRMKVVPRRCSCSPFKFRKCGCPSGTLNNSVCHHTAGGNWFDVGYEETMGYLMGAAEPTSPDAVLSWSGMNSASELGRVWEKLFKGIPRPSVSHLDLFCGTCASVGNSKILWAASLGKSANHTTVSRMNQISVQGFEMLGNQTTGHSISRRNDRDQGSWSQLVLLLLKLFVLAWTSDALSEEVMVWEPRHS from the exons GGAGGATAGGGCACACACCATATGTTATCTCTCTGCCCTCCCACCTTCCATCCTAGGCCCAGCCAGAGTCCCCTTTGGAGGTGAGCAAATGGATAGGGAAGTGGGAGATGAGGGGTTGGGAGGAGGTGTGGTGTGGAGGGCTGGGGAGCCGTGGAAGCCAACAAGACAGAGGGCTGGGGGGCTATCTgtggcctcagttcctcaccccTCCCAGTCCCAGGTAGAGGAGCCAGTCAGCTGCCTGCCACTGGAGCCTTTGCCGGGGCCAGACATGAAGCGCTGCTGGCAGATTTTTGTCCTGTGCATCTTCCTGATGCTCATCTTGTGGCTGATGGCCCCCTGCCTGGATCTGAAGGCGGAATCGGCACCCCAGGAAAAACGGATGAAGGTGGTACCACGGCGTTGCAGCTGCTCTCCGTTCAAATTCAGGAAATGTGGCTGCCCATCCGGGACCCTCAACAACTCTGTCTGCCACCACACGGCCGGAGGGAACTGGTTTGATGTAGGTTACGAGGAGACGATGGGGTACCTCATGGGAGCAGCAGAGCCCACCAGCCCTGACGCTGTGCTCTCGTGGTCG GGCATGAACTCAGCAAGCGAACTGGGCAGAGTGTGGGAGAAGCTGTTCAAGGGGATTCCCAGGCCCTCGGTGAGCCATTTAGATCTCTTCTGTGGAACTTGTGCATCGGTGGGGAACTCGAAGATCCTGTGGGCCGCCAGCCTCGGCAAGAGCGCCAATCACACCACGGTCTCCAG GATGAACCAGATCTCTGTTCAGGGCTTCGAGATGCTGGGGAACCAAACCACGGGACACTCCATCTCCCGCAGGAATGATAGGGACCAGGGCTCCTGGAGCCAGTTGGTGCTGCTGCTCCTGAAGCTCTTTGTTCTGGCTTGGACTTCAGATGCTCTGAGTGAAGAGGTGATGGTCTGGGAACCCAGACATTCTTAG